A window of Bacillus toyonensis BCT-7112 genomic DNA:
CAAAAACCCTACCATCTATCGTTTGATCACATACTGCATAAGCAAAAGTTGTGGTTCTTGTATTACTTTCTAAAATCGAAAGTATTTTTCTATACTGGGCTACAGATAATTCCCTCATAATTGCTCCACTATAATCGTATCAGCCTCTATATTTTCAAAACAAAGATTTACAGTTCTCTTGAATGCTCTCGTTCTATGAATCGTACATGCTGGAATTAAGATAGAATCATTCGGCTTTAAAACCGCTGTTTCTCCGTCTTGAAAATCGATAAGTAATTCTCCCTCTAATACAATAAATAACTCATCCGAATTAGAATGATAGTGCCAATCATATTCACCAGTAAATACAGCGATTCGTAAGCAATGACTATTTACATTTGAAACGACGAAGTTTTTATGTTGATCTTTTATATCTTTTGTTAAATCTATTAAATTTATCTTTTCCATAGAATCCCCCTCTTTACACCCCTTTATATACTTATCTTTAAATTAGCATAAGAGGCATTTTACTAACAAGAAAAAAATTCCATATGGAAAATTCAAATAAAAAATGACCTCCAATCTCTCCTAACTATAAGAGAAATTAAAGATCATCCTTTCTATTTTATCGGAAATGCACTATCTCCAGCAGAAAGTACACCTTCCATGTAACCTTTTGCAA
This region includes:
- a CDS encoding cupin domain-containing protein, with product MEKINLIDLTKDIKDQHKNFVVSNVNSHCLRIAVFTGEYDWHYHSNSDELFIVLEGELLIDFQDGETAVLKPNDSILIPACTIHRTRAFKRTVNLCFENIEADTIIVEQL